A stretch of the Gracilinanus agilis isolate LMUSP501 chromosome 4, AgileGrace, whole genome shotgun sequence genome encodes the following:
- the TRIM26 gene encoding tripartite motif-containing protein 26, which yields MAASAPLRTLEEEVTCSICLDYLRDPVTIDCGHVFCRGCVIDIRAPPGGRPSCPLCKKSFKKDNIRPVWQLASLVQNIERLNVEKGREAKEKRPEPTTMMQCERHKEKLHYYCEDDGRFLCVMCRESREHKYHTAILIEKAAQPHREKILSHLGTLRRDKERVQSFQMKGETEIQHLLTKLQMERQNIVSEFAQGHQFLRDREQHLLERLEGIEREIIEGREKYNLRTSGEVTRLGAVISELEGKAQQPAAELMQDTRDFLIRYPRKKFWSGKPIAPAIRKRTGEFSDKLHSLRKGLREFQGKLLRVLEYKTVNVTLDPQTASGYLILSEDWKSVSFTNIYRSLYQHPQQFDPEPAVLGSKGFTWGKVYWEVVVEREGWGEEEGEEEEEGEEEEEEEENGYGEAEEDWETDEDDDSGGDDDEDDLEDDDVIQESCLVGVARDTVRKKGELRLSPEDGVWALRLSSAGVWVNTNPEAELFLAQRPRRVGIALDYDGGTVTFTNAESQELIYTFSASFTRRLVPFFWLNWLGTSLVLKP from the exons ATGGCTGCCTCGGCCCCTTTGAGGACCTTGGAAGAGGAGGTGACGTGCTCCATCTGTCTCGACTACCTGAGGGACCCGGTGACCATCGACTGTGGCCATGTCTTCTGCCGTGGTTGTGTCATAGACATCCGAGCCCCCCCAGGGGGCCGCCCATCGTGCCCACTCTGCAAGAAGTCCTTTAAGAAAGATAACATCCGGCCAGTTTGGCAGCTGGCCAGCCTCGTGCAGAATATTGAGAGACTCAACgtggaaaaggggagagaagcgAAGGAGAAGCGGCCCGAACCCACAACCATGATGCAGTGCGAACGGCACAAGGAGAAGCTACACTATTACTGCGAGGATGATGGGCGCTTCCTGTGTGTGATGTGCCGTGAGTCCAGAGAGCACAAATACCACACGGCCATCCTCATCGAGAAGGCTGCCCAGCCCCACCGG gaAAAAATCCTGAGTCACCTGGGCACCCtaaggagagacaaagagagggttCAGAGCTTTCAGATGAAGGGGGAAACTGAAATTCAGCACCTGCTG ACCAAACTCCAGATGGAGAGGCAGAATATTGTCTCCGAGTTTGCACAGGGCCATCAGTTCCTGAGAGACCGAGAACAGCATCTGCTGGAGCGACTTGAGGGAATAGAGCGGGAGATCATCGAGGGGAGAGAGAAGTACAACCTCAGGACCTCTGGGGAGGTCACTAGGCTCGGGGCTGTGATCTCAGAACTGGAGGGGAAGGCCCAGCAGCCCGCTGCAGAGCTCATGCAG gaCACCAGAGACTTCCTGATCAG atATCCACGGAAGAAGTTCTGGAGTGGGAAACCCATTGCTCCAGCTATTAGGAAAAGAACCGGAGAATTCTCTGATAAACTTCATTCTTTGCGGAAAGGCCTGAGAGAATTTCAAG GGAAGCTGCTGAGAGTCTTGGAATATAAGACAG TGAACGTCACCTTGGATCCCCAGACAGCCAGTGGATACCTCATATTATCTGAGGACTGGAAGAGTGTGTCCTTTACCAATATATATCGGAGTCTATACCAACACCCCCAGCAGTTTGATCCTGAGCCTGCAGTTCTGGGTAGTAAGGGTTTCACCTGGGGCAAAGTTTACTGGGAAGTGGTAGTGGAGAGGGAAGGatggggggaagaggaaggagaggaagaagaagaaggagaagaggaagaagaagaggaagagaatggatATGGGGAGGCCGAGGAGGACTGGGAGACAGATGAGGATGACGATTCCGGCGGAGATGACGATGAAGATGATCTGGAAGACGATGACGTCATTCAGGAATCTTGTCTGGTGGGTGTTGCCAGAGACACTGTGAGGAAGAAAGGGGAGCTCCGCCTGAGCCCCGAGGATGGGGTATGGGCCCTGCGACTGTCCTCGGCAGGCGTATGGGTTAACACTAATCCTGAAGCAGAGTTATTCCTCGCCCAGCGACCCAGAAGAGTAGGGATTGCTCTGGATTATGATGGGGGTACAGTGACCTTCACCAATGCCGAATCACAGGAACTTATCTATACATTCTCAGCATCCTTTACAAGGCGTTTAGTTCCCTTCTTTTGGCTCAATTGGCTGGGAACAAGTCTCGTTCTGAAAccctga